The following proteins are co-located in the Terriglobia bacterium genome:
- a CDS encoding FtsX-like permease family protein, with the protein GSRLRILGEAREIVGIAGDVLQQAGWGSFGPMGRIPTVYIPAAQPGPAGLTAASPSWIVRTSLPPATLQKQIAAAVVSVDPSLPIANFRSLDEINVHSLALQRFTAVLLEIAAGLCLLLSTAGTFAMISNSVAERTREFGIRLALGSTAGRAIRNCAMSGIVCAGAGVIIGLGLARAGTRFLEGMLYGITAYDPSTYIAAAAGVMAVAALASLVPARRIAKLDPAQTLRHE; encoded by the coding sequence CGGCTCGCGGCTGCGCATTTTAGGCGAGGCCCGCGAAATCGTTGGCATTGCCGGCGACGTTCTTCAACAGGCGGGCTGGGGCAGTTTCGGCCCGATGGGACGTATTCCAACAGTCTATATCCCGGCGGCGCAGCCCGGTCCCGCAGGCTTGACGGCTGCATCGCCCAGCTGGATTGTCCGGACATCTCTGCCGCCTGCGACGTTGCAAAAGCAGATCGCCGCGGCCGTGGTCAGCGTGGATCCATCGCTTCCGATCGCGAATTTCAGATCGTTGGACGAAATCAATGTTCACTCGCTGGCGTTGCAGCGATTCACGGCGGTCCTGCTCGAGATCGCGGCAGGGCTCTGCCTCCTGCTCTCGACGGCCGGGACATTCGCAATGATCTCGAACTCCGTTGCCGAGCGCACCCGCGAGTTTGGCATCCGGCTGGCGCTGGGCTCCACAGCCGGCCGGGCCATTCGCAACTGCGCCATGTCCGGGATTGTTTGCGCGGGAGCCGGCGTCATTATCGGTCTTGGTTTGGCGCGGGCCGGAACGCGGTTTCTCGAGGGAATGCTGTATGGAATCACGGCCTACGATCCATCGACCTACATCGCTGCCGCCGCCGGCGTAATGGCGGTCGCTGCGCTCGCCAGTCTTGTGCCCGCGCGCCGGATCGCGAAGCTCGATCCGGCTCAAACGCTGCGTCATGAGTGA
- a CDS encoding HAMP domain-containing sensor histidine kinase: protein MKPAMSLASKITLLTLLTLVLLTAFFLIFAAAQFRISPTNFIVAPTLNHLTSVAGDVAQDLAETPAGSRIELLSRLSEEYGVEFYLVDVDGNSLTGVPADLPQAIRTEISQRIQRVRDDAARRAGVSGRAGPAGVVIGPWRVDAIFRKKTGSPSEYWVGVPIRVRSAENPEPSTGFLVLRSDSIIGNEFFFDPKPWVALTLALTLVFVIIWLPWIRRLTGAISAMKNATSRIAEGQFEIQLKVERSDEVGHLASSINRMSTQLAHFVKGQKRFLADVAHELCAPTARMQVALGILEQRAGSDTREYVEDITGDVRHMSELINELLSFSKTGMLTPNVELTRVDVGHTVRRVVELEKTPDTVIETSVPKDLAVLADSDYLFRALSNLVRNAIRYAGQCGPISVSAHSENSEAVITVADHGPGVPDTALDDVFTPFFRLDASRSRDSGGTGLGLAIVKTCVEACKGSVLARNRRPAGLEVEIRLKMAAT, encoded by the coding sequence ATGAAGCCGGCAATGTCGCTGGCCTCGAAAATCACACTCCTGACGCTGCTGACGCTTGTGTTGCTGACCGCCTTCTTTCTTATCTTTGCAGCCGCCCAGTTCCGCATCAGTCCGACGAATTTCATCGTGGCGCCGACGCTGAATCACCTCACGTCGGTTGCCGGCGATGTTGCCCAGGATCTTGCCGAAACGCCGGCTGGATCGCGGATCGAGTTGCTCTCGCGCCTCTCGGAAGAATATGGAGTCGAGTTTTATCTGGTTGATGTCGACGGCAACAGCTTGACGGGAGTCCCCGCCGATCTGCCCCAGGCTATTCGCACAGAAATCAGCCAGAGGATTCAACGGGTGCGCGACGACGCCGCGCGAAGGGCTGGAGTATCCGGTCGAGCTGGACCTGCCGGCGTTGTAATCGGCCCCTGGCGTGTGGACGCGATATTCCGGAAAAAAACCGGCTCCCCGTCAGAATATTGGGTCGGCGTGCCGATTCGTGTTCGCAGCGCCGAAAACCCGGAGCCTTCTACCGGATTTCTGGTGCTGAGGTCGGATTCCATTATAGGAAATGAGTTTTTCTTCGATCCGAAACCCTGGGTTGCGCTGACACTGGCATTGACGCTTGTTTTCGTCATCATCTGGTTGCCATGGATTCGCCGTTTGACGGGCGCGATTTCGGCGATGAAAAATGCGACCAGCCGGATTGCGGAGGGGCAGTTCGAAATCCAACTGAAGGTCGAACGTTCGGATGAAGTCGGACATCTCGCCTCGTCGATCAATCGCATGAGCACACAGCTCGCTCACTTCGTGAAAGGACAGAAGCGGTTCCTCGCGGATGTCGCGCATGAGTTGTGCGCTCCGACGGCCAGGATGCAGGTTGCGCTCGGCATCCTCGAACAACGCGCCGGTTCAGACACCCGCGAGTATGTGGAGGACATCACCGGCGACGTTCGACATATGTCAGAGCTGATCAATGAGCTGCTGTCGTTTTCGAAAACCGGGATGCTGACCCCGAACGTGGAATTAACACGCGTGGATGTCGGACACACGGTCCGGCGGGTCGTGGAACTGGAAAAGACGCCGGACACGGTCATCGAAACTTCCGTGCCGAAGGACCTCGCGGTCCTGGCAGACTCCGATTATCTGTTTCGTGCTCTTTCGAATCTCGTTCGCAACGCGATTCGCTATGCGGGCCAGTGCGGCCCGATTTCGGTTTCGGCCCACAGCGAGAACAGCGAAGCGGTGATCACCGTTGCCGATCATGGACCCGGCGTACCGGACACCGCGCTCGATGATGTCTTTACGCCATTCTTCCGGCTCGACGCCTCACGCAGCAGGGATTCCGGCGGAACAGGCCTCGGCCTCGCAATTGTGAAAACCTGCGTCGAAGCCTGCAAAGGGAGCGTCCTTGCCCGGAATCGCCGGCCCGCCGGGCTTGAAGTGGAAATCCGCCTGAAGATGGCAGCAACCTAG
- a CDS encoding response regulator transcription factor, with translation MVVSDPSEAQRTSILVVDDDRKLCRLIKDYLEPLGYEVATANAGKEGLEKALSGKFDAVILDLMMPEMDGLEVLRRLRAASAVPVLMLTGLGEEADRIVGLEMGADDYLPKTFSTRELLARLRAVIRRSRVTAERSVPAHETKEEAPVVVGSLRIEPLSRNVTLGGVPVSLTAVEFDLLIALARSPGRVKSREQLLLEVADRDFEAFDRSIDVHISSLRRKLGDDAKSPRWVQTVRSVGYRLMQPEPEAPQ, from the coding sequence ATCGTGGTCTCCGATCCGTCCGAGGCACAACGAACTTCCATTCTTGTCGTCGATGACGACAGGAAGCTCTGCCGGCTGATCAAGGATTACCTCGAGCCTCTCGGCTACGAGGTTGCCACGGCAAACGCCGGCAAAGAGGGCCTGGAAAAGGCGCTCTCGGGAAAGTTCGATGCTGTCATTCTCGACCTGATGATGCCCGAAATGGATGGGCTGGAGGTGCTCCGGCGGCTGCGCGCCGCGTCGGCCGTCCCCGTTCTGATGCTCACCGGCCTGGGTGAAGAAGCGGATCGCATTGTCGGGCTGGAAATGGGTGCTGATGATTACTTGCCGAAGACCTTCTCGACGCGCGAATTGCTGGCGCGGTTGCGCGCCGTAATCCGGCGATCGCGAGTAACCGCGGAGCGAAGCGTCCCGGCTCATGAAACCAAGGAAGAAGCGCCTGTCGTCGTTGGCAGCCTCCGCATCGAACCGTTATCGCGCAACGTGACGCTCGGCGGCGTGCCTGTTTCGCTGACAGCAGTGGAGTTCGACCTTCTGATAGCCCTGGCCCGCTCGCCCGGCCGGGTGAAATCGCGCGAGCAGCTTTTGCTGGAGGTGGCCGACCGGGATTTCGAGGCCTTCGATCGATCCATCGACGTCCACATTTCGTCTCTCCGGCGGAAACTCGGAGATGACGCAAAATCACCGCGCTGGGTGCAGACCGTGCGCTCCGTTGGATATCGATTGATGCAGCCCGAACCGGAGGCGCCGCAATGA